The genomic window CGGAATATCCCCTATGAGCAAATATTAATGTCATAAACATTACTCCCCATTAGAAAAGCGTCCTCTGAAAAGAGAACGCTTTCTCAATTTACTTAATCTAACTCTTTCAAGAAGCTTTATGCTCAAGCCTTAATTTATCAGCGACCATTGCAATGAATTCTGAATTGGTTGGTTTCGCTTTAGACATAGACACAGTGTAGCCGAATAGGGACGAAATGGAATCAATATTCCCCCTGCTCCAGGCTACTTCAATCGCATGGCGAATAGCACGCTCTACACGGCTTGCCGTTGTATTGTATTTCTTCGCAATATCAGGATATAACACTTTTGTAATCGAACCGAGGAGCTCAATATCATTATATACCATTGAAATCGCTTCACGAAGATACATATAGCCTTTAATATGCGCCGGCACACCTATCTCATGAATGATGCTCGTTATGCTTGCATCGAGATTCTTGGGCTTTGATTCCACTTGTGACCGATAAGATGAAGTGGATGGCTTTCTAATAACTGGATTTGCTTTTCCACTCACTTGACGAATATGACTAGCAAGATTCTCCATATCAAATGGCTTGAGAATAAAATAGGAGGCGCCCAAATCAACTGCTTTTTTCGTTACGTCCTCCTGTCCAAAAGCAGTAAGCATAATCACATTTGGCAAATTAGCCTTTTTCATTTCCCGCATCTTCCCAAGAACCGCTAAACCATCTAAATGAGGCATAATTATATCTAAAATAAGAACATCAGGATCTTCTTGATCTAAAATATCGAGGCATTCCTGTCCATTATGACCAACACCCACAACTTCCATATCTTCCTGAGTTGAAATATATTCTTCTAAAAGCCCGACAAGCTCTCTATTGTCATCGACAACACAAACTTTAATTTTCTTCACGTATTCTTTCCTCCTCGATCCTTAATGGTCTCTTTAGTATCTATTCTTATTCTAAATGAGAAATTCGACAATGCAACTGAAAATCCTTTAGATTTTTTAAAAATTCTCAAAAATAGGTGAAAATCATTAGTTTTCTTTGGTTTTCTTTATTATTCGACCCTTTTCGATAATAGATGGGTATTTCGAAGATGTTTTGTCGAATAATCTTTATGTTAATTATAGCATATGTAATTAAATTTCATTTATTGCTTTTAAACCTCAAAAAAAGACGGGTCATCCCCGTCTTAAAAGCTTTATGAAGCTTTTTCTCTTTGTTTTTCATATATATCGATTTCTGCTTCATTGAGCATCCATTCAATATGAACACCATATCCGCTCGTTGGATCATTCACAAAAACATGTGTGACGGCCCCAATTACTTTATCATTTTGGATGATGGGGCTGCCGCTCATTCCTTGAACAATTCCTCCCGTTTTAGCTAAAAGCTTTGGATCGGTAACTTTTATTACCATCCCTTTTGTCGCGGGGAACTTTTGTGGAATCGTGCTCACAATTTCAATATCAAATAAGTTTACCTCATCATTATCAACTACAGTTAAAATTTTTGCAGGACCTTCTTTTACTTGATGAGATAATGCGATCGGCATCGGCTTATCTAAAATACCATTCCTAATATCCTGATTTAGCTCTCCGAAAATCCCAAAAGGACTATTTCTGACGATATTCCCGATAACTTCCTTATCCTCTGAAAAACGGGCAAGTTTTTCCCCAGGATTGCCATTACTTCCTTTCTCAATAGAGGTAACTGTAGAGCGGACGATTTGACCGTCATCAACAACAATCGGTTTTTTCGTATCCATATCGGAAATAACATGGCCTAAAGCTCCATATTTTCGTGTTTCCGGATGATAAAATGTCATTGTTCCGATTCCAGCAGCTGAGTCGCGAATATATAATCCAAGCTTGAAGGAACCCTCTCCTTTTTCTTTAAGGGGAGTTAATTCTGTTGAAAAATGATTATTTTCTCGATTTACAACAATCGTTAGCGGCTTGCCTGATTTCCCTGCTTCTTGGACAAAAGGAGCTACATCTGACATTTTTTCAATTTTTTTGCCGTTAATTTTCGTGATGATATCTCCAACTTTAATTCCAGCTATTTCTCCAGGAGAAGACTTTCCATTTACTGTATTTATTTGATGGTGGCCTACTACTAAGACGCCAACCGTATTAAGTTTAACACCTATAGACTGTCCACCTGGAATCACTTTAAAATCCTTTAGTACATTTACATCGACCTTTTTGATTGGGAAACCTGCTAGTTCTAAAAACATTTCATTTTCCCCACGATTATTTGCTTTTAGGGAAACTGAATGATTGTCTTGGTTAAGTGCAATACTTGAATCTGTAGACATAGTTGCCGTTACCATTTCTGCTTTAGCCAGCTGAATTTGCTGGCCCTCAAAAAGAGTGATTGAAGTTGGAATTTCTAAATACTTTTGAATGGGTTTGGAAAATCCAATTGCAATTAATGAAACAAGGAGAATTCCACCAATTATTTTTCTTAAAGCTTCTGCTGTCAAAACCTTCACTCTCCTCGCTTCTAATCCACAACGTCAAATGGCTACATCTATAATTTTGCCTGTATGGCGTGCATTTATAACTGATTTGGCGATAAAAAAAGCTATCCTGCTTTGGATAGCTTTTCAATGTATTTTTTCTTCCTGCACCTTAATTTTTTTTGCAAGCTGAAGAAGCTCTTTTGCATGCTCTTTCGTTAAATCAGTAATTTCGACCCCTGAAATCATCCGGCCAATTTCCTTGACTTTTTCTGCTTCATTTAGTGCCTTAACTGATGTTTTCGTCCGGCCATCTTTAATATTTTTTGCGATATACAAATGTGTATCTGCCATTGCAGCTACTTGAGGTAAATGAGAGATACACAACACTTGCGAATTAATCGCAACATGGTGAATCTTTTCTGCAATAGCTTGGGCAACCCGGCCGCTTACTCCTGTATCCACCTCATCAAAAATAATAGAGGTAACTCCTTGGTGCTTTGAAAAAATACTTTTTAAGGCAAGCATAATTCTTGATAATTCTCCCCCTGATGCAATTTTTGAGAGGGGTTTCAATGGTTCTCCTGGATTGGTTGATAGGTAAAATTCAACTTTATCCAATCCATTTTTTGTGAAATTCTCCAAATCTGAATCAAATTTCACTTCAAATACAGTCTTGTCCATATAAAGCGCTTTTAATTCTTTATGTATTAATTTTATTAAAGTTTTAGCTGTGTTTTTTCTTAAAGTGGACAATTCTTCCGCTTCAACTGTAAGATCTTTTCGTAAGGAGGAAATTTCTTTTTCTAAATGGCTTATATGTGTTTCTTTATTTTGTAATGTTTCTATTTCTTCTTCGATTTTTGAAGCATACTCAAGAATCTCAACGATAGTCTTTCCATACTTTCGTTTTAATTGTTGTATCTCATTTAGTCTGTCCTCGATTTCAGCAAGTCTTCCAGGATCGTACTCTAGAAAATCAAGTTCATTCCGAAGGCTTCTCATTACATCCTCTAGCTGATAATAGCTGTTTGACACAGCTTCAGCAAGCTCCTTATATGATGGATCAATTCCAGCGGCATCTTCAATATGCCCCATAACAAGTCCTATCCAATCCAGACCTCTTTGCTCCCCTTGAAGACCAGAGTAGCCTGCTTGTAAGGAATCGAATATCCGTTCGAAGTTACTAAGCTTTTTCCGCTCTTCATAAAGCTCCTCATCTTCATTTAGCTTTAAATTTGCTTTTTGAATTTCATCATATTGAAACTGGATTAAATCTAGCCGATGGGCCATTTGCTGATCATTTTCACTTAATGTTTTTAAGTATTTTAATTTTTGCTCATACATTTGATAAACTCGCTCGTATTCGAAATGTGCAGAGCTAATCTTCTCACCGCCAAATTGGTCAAGAAGACTAATATGCTTTATTTCATCCATCAATTCCTGGTGCTCATGCTGCCCATGAATATCAATCAATGTACTTCCAATTTCCCTTAAAATCGAAATTGTAACGAGTTTGCCATTGATTCTGCACACACTTTTTCCTGACTTTGAAATATCTCTTCTAAGAACAATCATGCCATCTTCCAGTTCAATACCAAATTCGATCGCCCTTTTGTATATTGGGTGATTTGGATCTTCCATTTGAAACAAACCTTCTATTTCGGCCTTATCCTCTCCATGCCTTACATATTCCGCAGATCCTCTTCCGCCTACAAGGAGATGAATCGCATCAATAATGATCGACTTACCCGCACCCGTTTCACCGCTTAAAACAGTCAAGCCCTTATCTAATGAAATGGAAAGGGCTTCAATAATAGCAAAATTCCTAATTGATAATTCAGTTAACAAAAGAAATCATCCCCATTTTTAAAGCATTTCAAGAAAACGATTTGTAATTTCTTCAGATTGCTCTGGTGTTCTGCAGATAATTAGGCACGTATCATCCCCGCAAATAGTACCAAGTATTTCTTCCCAATCTAAATTATCGATAAGCGCCCCAATAGCCATCGCATTTCCCGGAAGTGTTTTCATAACGAGCAAATTTCCTGCTGAATCTATCCGGACAAAAGCATCCATTAGATTACGTCTTAATTTCTGTAAAGGATTAAACCGCTGATCTGCTGGAAGACTATACTTATATCTGCCATCTTGCAGAGGAACTTTTACAAGATGAAGCTCTTTAATATCTCGTGACACCGTGGCTTGTGTTACATTGAATCCGGCATTCTTTA from Bacillus sp. DTU_2020_1000418_1_SI_GHA_SEK_038 includes these protein-coding regions:
- the spo0A gene encoding sporulation transcription factor Spo0A, yielding MKKIKVCVVDDNRELVGLLEEYISTQEDMEVVGVGHNGQECLDILDQEDPDVLILDIIMPHLDGLAVLGKMREMKKANLPNVIMLTAFGQEDVTKKAVDLGASYFILKPFDMENLASHIRQVSGKANPVIRKPSTSSYRSQVESKPKNLDASITSIIHEIGVPAHIKGYMYLREAISMVYNDIELLGSITKVLYPDIAKKYNTTASRVERAIRHAIEVAWSRGNIDSISSLFGYTVSMSKAKPTNSEFIAMVADKLRLEHKAS
- the spoIVB gene encoding SpoIVB peptidase; amino-acid sequence: MTAEALRKIIGGILLVSLIAIGFSKPIQKYLEIPTSITLFEGQQIQLAKAEMVTATMSTDSSIALNQDNHSVSLKANNRGENEMFLELAGFPIKKVDVNVLKDFKVIPGGQSIGVKLNTVGVLVVGHHQINTVNGKSSPGEIAGIKVGDIITKINGKKIEKMSDVAPFVQEAGKSGKPLTIVVNRENNHFSTELTPLKEKGEGSFKLGLYIRDSAAGIGTMTFYHPETRKYGALGHVISDMDTKKPIVVDDGQIVRSTVTSIEKGSNGNPGEKLARFSEDKEVIGNIVRNSPFGIFGELNQDIRNGILDKPMPIALSHQVKEGPAKILTVVDNDEVNLFDIEIVSTIPQKFPATKGMVIKVTDPKLLAKTGGIVQGMSGSPIIQNDKVIGAVTHVFVNDPTSGYGVHIEWMLNEAEIDIYEKQREKAS
- the recN gene encoding DNA repair protein RecN, with protein sequence MLTELSIRNFAIIEALSISLDKGLTVLSGETGAGKSIIIDAIHLLVGGRGSAEYVRHGEDKAEIEGLFQMEDPNHPIYKRAIEFGIELEDGMIVLRRDISKSGKSVCRINGKLVTISILREIGSTLIDIHGQHEHQELMDEIKHISLLDQFGGEKISSAHFEYERVYQMYEQKLKYLKTLSENDQQMAHRLDLIQFQYDEIQKANLKLNEDEELYEERKKLSNFERIFDSLQAGYSGLQGEQRGLDWIGLVMGHIEDAAGIDPSYKELAEAVSNSYYQLEDVMRSLRNELDFLEYDPGRLAEIEDRLNEIQQLKRKYGKTIVEILEYASKIEEEIETLQNKETHISHLEKEISSLRKDLTVEAEELSTLRKNTAKTLIKLIHKELKALYMDKTVFEVKFDSDLENFTKNGLDKVEFYLSTNPGEPLKPLSKIASGGELSRIMLALKSIFSKHQGVTSIIFDEVDTGVSGRVAQAIAEKIHHVAINSQVLCISHLPQVAAMADTHLYIAKNIKDGRTKTSVKALNEAEKVKEIGRMISGVEITDLTKEHAKELLQLAKKIKVQEEKIH
- the ahrC gene encoding transcriptional regulator AhrC/ArgR; the protein is MTKGQRHIKIREIIANNDIETQDDLVDELKNAGFNVTQATVSRDIKELHLVKVPLQDGRYKYSLPADQRFNPLQKLRRNLMDAFVRIDSAGNLLVMKTLPGNAMAIGALIDNLDWEEILGTICGDDTCLIICRTPEQSEEITNRFLEML